The segment GACGAACCTTCTCCCCTGATGTTCCAGATAGCTCTCGACCGCGAAGTCGCGCTGAAAGTCAAAGCTGTAGCTGTCGGCATCCTGAAGCTCGCGCCCGAACTTGCGGCTCATGGATTCGTCGGAGAGATAGGTGATGTGGGCGAGCATGCGCGCAGTCGACAAGCCGCCCTCCGGCACCCGGTCGGCCGAATAATTCCCGCTGTTCCAGCGAGGATCGTTCTTGATCGCCTCGCGGCCGACCCAGTCGAATGCGATGCACTGGGGGGAAAGCTGCGAAGTCGTCGCAATCGGCACGACGCTGTCCACCATATCCGGAAAATTGATCGCCCATTCAAGCGCCTGCATACCGCCCATCGAACCGCCGATCACCGACAGCAACCGCCGCACTCCGAGAAACTCCACAAGGCGCTTCTGGGCGCGCACCATGTCGCGGATCGTGATCACCGGGAAGGTCAGGTTGTACGGATTGCCGGTGTCCGGATCGATCGACCGCGGACCGGTGGAACCGGCGCAGCTGCCGATGACGTTGCTGCAGATTACGAAATACCGGTCCGTGTCGATCGCCTTGCCGGGACCGACCATATCGTCCCACCAGCCCGGTTTCGGGTCGTTCTCGGTGTAGCGGCCGCAGACGTGGGCGTTGCCCGAAAGCGCATGGGT is part of the Victivallis lenta genome and harbors:
- the metX gene encoding homoserine O-acetyltransferase MetX, giving the protein MLITTPQNFLLAEPLPLDCGRELKQVNIRYETVGTLTPEADNAVLITHALSGNAHVCGRYTENDPKPGWWDDMVGPGKAIDTDRYFVICSNVIGSCAGSTGPRSIDPDTGNPYNLTFPVITIRDMVRAQKRLVEFLGVRRLLSVIGGSMGGMQALEWAINFPDMVDSVVPIATTSQLSPQCIAFDWVGREAIKNDPRWNSGNYSADRVPEGGLSTARMLAHITYLSDESMSRKFGRELQDADSYSFDFQRDFAVESYLEHQGRRFVELFDANSYFYITRAMDYFDMARRSGGDLAKTFSAAKAAFLVVSFSSDWLFPTAESRKIVNALLKNRLNVSFCEIQSGYGHDAFLLEVDALGRMVRDFLRNRLEVRRG